The Dehalococcoidia bacterium genome includes a window with the following:
- a CDS encoding pyruvate kinase, translated as MKLLQFNRRTKIVATLGPASASASVLGRLVRAGVDVARLNLSHGTVEEHARTVRLVREAAQRLERPVAILVDVPGPKYRVGPLAAESVVLRRGASVTLTTERVVGTESRIGVNLPTFAQDAAKARVVLLDDGAIELRVVEVRPPDVVCRVVVGGTLKPGKGVVFPGVPLSIP; from the coding sequence ATGAAGCTCCTCCAGTTCAATCGCCGCACCAAGATAGTCGCCACACTGGGGCCGGCCAGCGCGAGCGCGTCCGTGCTGGGGCGGCTCGTGCGCGCGGGCGTGGATGTGGCGCGCCTGAACCTGTCGCACGGCACCGTCGAGGAGCACGCCCGCACGGTGCGCCTTGTCCGCGAGGCCGCGCAACGCCTGGAGAGGCCCGTCGCCATCCTGGTGGACGTGCCCGGCCCCAAGTACCGCGTGGGGCCGCTCGCCGCGGAGAGCGTCGTGCTGCGGCGCGGCGCGTCCGTCACCCTCACCACGGAGCGCGTCGTCGGCACGGAGAGCCGCATCGGCGTCAACCTGCCGACGTTCGCGCAGGACGCCGCGAAAGCGCGCGTCGTGCTGCTCGACGACGGCGCCATCGAGCTGCGCGTCGTCGAGGTGAGGCCGCCGGACGTGGTCTGTCGCGTCGTCGTCGGCGGGACGCTGAAGCCGGGCAAGGGCGTCGTGTTCCCCGGCGTGCCGCTCTCCATACCCTT
- a CDS encoding GNAT family N-acetyltransferase: MIRKATLADLDQLVELERVGFTSDLFTRAQFRHYLTRGHGVVLLDSARGQARGMAVVMWRIGGKSCRLYDIVVRPSLRGRGLGGRLLDAAEACARRQGCVRLVLESRRDNATAIRLYEERGYRRFDVLPDYYQDGADALRYVKDLA, encoded by the coding sequence GTGATACGCAAGGCAACCCTGGCTGACTTAGACCAGCTCGTGGAGCTGGAGCGCGTCGGCTTCACGTCAGACCTCTTCACCCGCGCCCAGTTCCGCCATTACCTGACTCGCGGACACGGCGTCGTGCTGCTGGACAGCGCGCGCGGACAGGCCCGGGGCATGGCCGTCGTCATGTGGCGGATTGGCGGCAAGTCCTGTCGCCTGTACGACATCGTCGTCCGGCCCTCCCTGCGCGGACGCGGCCTGGGCGGCAGGCTCCTGGACGCGGCGGAGGCCTGCGCGCGACGGCAGGGCTGCGTGCGGCTGGTGCTGGAGTCGCGCCGCGACAACGCGACGGCCATCCGCCTCTACGAGGAGCGCGGCTACCGCCGGTTCGACGTCCTACCGGACTACTACCAGGACGGCGCCGACGCGCTGCGGTACGTGAAAGACCTGGCCTGA
- the coaE gene encoding dephospho-CoA kinase (Dephospho-CoA kinase (CoaE) performs the final step in coenzyme A biosynthesis.), with protein MITIGLTGGIGTGKSTVTDMLKELGAVIVDADKVAHEAYRPGTPAWQDIVAQWGKDVVLPSNEVDRKKLGGIVFNNPQALQRLNEIVHPRMRQMLFDMIEQHRRKGERVVVLEAAILIEAGWAPLVDEVWVTVAPEETVIRRIQGRNNLTPEQIRARIRSQLSTKERVALSQVVIDTDCTIPEVRQKVRKLWDERLASRKDPTSDVQR; from the coding sequence TTGATCACCATCGGACTGACGGGCGGGATAGGGACCGGCAAGAGCACGGTCACCGATATGCTCAAGGAGCTGGGCGCCGTCATCGTTGACGCCGACAAGGTCGCCCACGAGGCGTACAGGCCCGGCACGCCCGCCTGGCAGGACATCGTCGCCCAGTGGGGCAAGGACGTCGTGCTCCCCTCCAACGAGGTGGACAGGAAGAAACTGGGCGGCATCGTCTTCAACAACCCCCAGGCGCTCCAGCGACTGAACGAGATCGTCCACCCGCGGATGCGCCAGATGCTCTTCGACATGATCGAGCAGCACCGGCGCAAGGGCGAGCGAGTGGTCGTGCTGGAGGCGGCCATCCTCATCGAGGCGGGATGGGCGCCCCTGGTGGACGAGGTGTGGGTCACGGTGGCGCCGGAGGAGACAGTCATTCGCCGCATCCAGGGCCGCAACAATCTCACGCCGGAGCAGATACGGGCGCGCATCCGGTCGCAGCTCTCCACGAAGGAGCGCGTGGCCCTGTCGCAGGTGGTGATTGATACAGACTGCACCATTCCAGAGGTTCGGCAAAAGGTCAGGAAGCTCTGGGATGAGCGACTGGCGAGCAGGAAGGACCCCACGAGCGATGTCCAACGTTAG
- a CDS encoding CbbQ/NirQ/NorQ/GpvN family protein: MSNVSELESKPFKEYVIEEYVLREEPFYLPVTDEVQVFEAAYHAKIPVLLKGPTGCGKTRFVEYMAYRLGRPVTAVRRKGRRDGDATESGIPLITVACHEDLTASDLVGRYLLEGDTTRWIDGPLTRAVKVGAICYLDEIVEARKDTTVLIHPLTDHRRILPVEKRGQIIEASDGFLLVISYNPGYQSVLKDLKQSTRQRFVAIEFSYPPKELEQEVIKHESGVSEDVAKGLAKLAEKVRNLKEHGLQEGASTRLLIYAGKLIARGIAPRRACQVAVAWALTDDRDVQRSIEEIISSIFE, translated from the coding sequence ATGTCCAACGTTAGCGAGCTGGAAAGCAAGCCGTTCAAGGAATACGTCATTGAGGAGTACGTGCTCCGCGAGGAGCCGTTCTACCTGCCGGTGACAGACGAGGTCCAGGTCTTTGAGGCGGCGTACCACGCCAAGATCCCCGTCCTGCTCAAGGGGCCGACGGGTTGCGGCAAGACGCGCTTTGTGGAGTACATGGCCTATCGCCTGGGCCGACCGGTGACCGCGGTGCGTCGCAAGGGCCGCCGGGACGGCGACGCGACGGAGAGCGGCATCCCGCTCATCACCGTCGCCTGTCACGAGGACCTGACCGCCAGCGACCTTGTGGGGCGCTACCTGCTGGAAGGCGACACCACCCGCTGGATAGACGGCCCACTGACCCGCGCCGTCAAGGTGGGGGCCATCTGCTACCTGGACGAGATTGTGGAGGCCCGCAAGGACACCACGGTGCTCATCCACCCGCTGACCGACCATCGCCGCATCCTCCCGGTGGAAAAGCGCGGCCAGATCATTGAGGCCAGCGACGGCTTTTTGCTGGTCATCTCCTACAACCCGGGTTACCAGAGCGTGCTCAAGGACCTCAAGCAAAGCACCCGGCAGCGGTTCGTGGCCATTGAGTTCAGCTACCCGCCCAAGGAGCTGGAGCAGGAAGTCATCAAGCACGAGAGCGGCGTGTCGGAGGACGTGGCGAAGGGCCTAGCCAAGCTGGCCGAGAAGGTGCGCAACCTGAAGGAGCACGGGCTTCAGGAGGGCGCCAGCACCCGGCTTCTGATTTACGCGGGCAAGCTCATCGCGCGGGGGATCGCGCCGCGCCGCGCCTGCCAGGTGGCCGTGGCCTGGGCGCTCACCGACGACAGGGACGTTCAGCGCAGCATTGAGGAAATCATCTCCAGCATCTTCGAGTAA
- a CDS encoding CoA pyrophosphatase gives MAQGTIHSERARAGTAESLETQVRHALTGHNKLVLHDPYLKPAAVLVPLFYKRELPHILLTKRTTRVLHHKGQISFPGGTRDPEDPTLLSTALREIHEEMGIHSGDVRILGELDDIITNTRFVVSPYVGVIPYPYAFTVSGEEIDEVLEVPIATLLEHGHVNTAAVAPIRPYPAYTFDYDQHVIWGITARILRQFLDVVFGPQKGAPAWTGKNGH, from the coding sequence ATGGCGCAAGGGACCATCCACAGCGAACGGGCACGGGCGGGTACAGCGGAGTCGCTGGAGACGCAGGTCCGGCATGCCCTGACGGGACACAACAAGCTGGTCCTCCATGATCCGTACCTCAAGCCCGCAGCCGTCCTCGTGCCCCTGTTCTACAAGCGAGAATTGCCGCATATCCTCCTGACCAAGCGCACCACCCGCGTCCTGCACCACAAAGGGCAAATCTCCTTCCCAGGCGGCACCCGCGACCCGGAGGACCCCACGCTGCTCAGCACGGCGCTGCGGGAGATCCACGAGGAGATGGGCATCCACAGCGGGGATGTGCGCATCCTGGGGGAGCTGGACGACATCATCACCAACACTCGCTTTGTCGTCTCGCCCTACGTGGGAGTCATCCCGTACCCCTACGCGTTCACCGTGAGCGGCGAGGAGATTGACGAAGTGCTGGAGGTGCCCATCGCGACGCTGCTGGAGCACGGGCACGTGAACACGGCGGCGGTGGCGCCCATCCGGCCATACCCCGCTTATACGTTCGATTACGATCAGCATGTTATCTGGGGCATCACGGCCCGGATTCTGCGCCAGTTCCTGGACGTGGTCTTTGGCCCCCAAAAAGGTGCGCCAGCATGGACGGGGAAGAACGGTCATTAG
- a CDS encoding MFS transporter: MTGTPRKRIFHGWWIVSAFGVINMYVAGFFYYGFGAIFNPIISEFGWSRAATSLAFSLERLEGGISAPIVGLLFDRIGPRRLVIFGSIIAAAGFFLLSRTESLAVFYLSFVIISTGVGAASIGVGMATVANWFTRLRSRAMGVFLAGISAGGLLVTVLVIVINLVGWRGAVLAIGIGFLAVCLPLSLVMHHKPEDIGLRPDGDPAEQPARATDGSVVPVKPEPYFTLRQALRTRAFWMICLVHNTVHLSASAVLVHFIPNLVEVGISRETAALGFAALSMMALVGRVGLGWIGDSMDKRYVTALALLLLTAGALILAFVQDLALLAVFIVVFAPGYGGATPVRASLVADYFGRRSFGSVHGMMLGVITIGSIIGPTLAGWIFDVTGGYQTAYFIAAGTTALAIPVALLIKKPAPPAGAYAGATGRR, translated from the coding sequence GTGACAGGCACACCGCGTAAGCGTATCTTTCACGGCTGGTGGATTGTCAGCGCCTTCGGCGTCATCAATATGTACGTCGCGGGCTTTTTCTATTACGGTTTCGGCGCTATTTTCAATCCAATCATTAGTGAATTCGGATGGTCTCGCGCCGCGACCTCCCTGGCATTCTCCCTTGAGCGTCTTGAAGGAGGCATCAGCGCCCCGATTGTCGGCCTCCTGTTCGACCGGATAGGACCCCGCAGGCTTGTCATCTTCGGGTCCATCATCGCCGCGGCCGGGTTCTTTCTTCTCAGCCGGACGGAGTCGCTCGCGGTCTTCTACCTCTCGTTCGTCATCATCTCCACGGGCGTGGGCGCGGCGTCCATCGGCGTCGGCATGGCCACGGTGGCGAACTGGTTCACACGGCTGCGGAGCCGCGCCATGGGTGTCTTCCTCGCGGGGATTAGCGCGGGCGGGCTGCTGGTCACCGTCCTGGTCATCGTTATCAACCTGGTGGGCTGGCGCGGCGCGGTCCTGGCGATTGGCATCGGCTTTCTGGCCGTCTGCCTGCCGCTGTCACTCGTGATGCACCACAAGCCGGAGGACATAGGCCTGCGCCCGGACGGAGACCCGGCAGAGCAGCCAGCGCGCGCCACCGACGGGTCGGTCGTTCCCGTGAAGCCAGAGCCTTACTTCACGCTGCGCCAGGCCCTGCGCACGCGCGCTTTCTGGATGATCTGCCTGGTCCATAACACCGTCCACCTCTCCGCCAGCGCCGTGCTCGTCCACTTCATCCCGAACCTGGTCGAAGTCGGCATCTCCCGCGAGACTGCCGCCCTCGGCTTCGCCGCCTTAAGCATGATGGCCCTGGTGGGTCGAGTTGGACTGGGCTGGATCGGCGATTCGATGGACAAGCGCTACGTGACGGCGCTTGCCCTGCTTCTGCTGACAGCCGGAGCGTTAATCCTGGCATTCGTGCAGGACCTGGCGCTGCTCGCGGTCTTCATTGTCGTGTTCGCGCCCGGCTACGGCGGCGCGACGCCCGTGCGCGCATCCCTCGTCGCCGACTACTTCGGGCGCAGGTCGTTCGGCTCCGTACACGGGATGATGCTCGGCGTCATCACCATAGGTTCCATCATCGGGCCGACGCTCGCGGGGTGGATCTTTGACGTGACGGGCGGGTATCAGACAGCGTACTTCATTGCGGCGGGGACGACGGCGCTGGCGATTCCGGTCGCGCTGCTCATTAAGAAACCCGCGCCGCCAGCCGGGGCGTACGCCGGGGCAACAGGTCGGCGCTAG
- a CDS encoding competence/damage-inducible protein A: protein MKAEIISIGTELLMGQIVDTNAAYLAGQLPALGVDLYFISQVGDNLGRLADTFARALARSDVVLTSGGLGPTEDDVTRESIAAALGETMVVQPELERHLREFFTRRGTDMPERNIKQATLIASATAIPNPKGTAPGWWVEKNGRIIAAMPGPPREMTYMWENEVAPRLRKLTGGVTIASRLVKTFGIGEGKVDEMLSPLLKSNNPSIGVYAKPDGIHLRVTAKAATQSEAEALLLPMVEKVLATMGETVWGFDGDTLETSVGKLLKAKGLTLATMESCTGGLLASVITDVPGSSDYFKGGVVSYTNEVKAASGVDAKLIAEHGAVSEQVARAMAAAVRRRCAADIGVGVTGVAGPSEMEGKRPGTVFIAIDDGRAAIVFPTFWPGERSVIKRRATTSALFQLKKLLEGRA, encoded by the coding sequence ATGAAAGCGGAAATCATCTCCATCGGCACCGAGCTGCTCATGGGGCAGATCGTGGACACCAACGCCGCCTACCTCGCCGGGCAGCTCCCCGCCCTCGGCGTTGACCTCTATTTCATCTCGCAGGTCGGCGACAACCTGGGCCGCCTCGCGGACACGTTCGCGCGCGCCCTCGCCCGCTCGGACGTCGTCCTGACCTCCGGCGGCCTTGGCCCCACGGAGGACGACGTGACGCGCGAGTCCATCGCCGCCGCGCTGGGCGAGACGATGGTCGTGCAACCGGAGCTGGAGCGTCATCTCCGCGAGTTCTTCACGCGCCGCGGAACGGATATGCCGGAGCGCAACATCAAGCAGGCCACGCTCATCGCCTCCGCGACGGCCATCCCGAACCCGAAGGGGACCGCCCCCGGCTGGTGGGTGGAGAAAAACGGGCGCATCATCGCCGCCATGCCCGGCCCGCCGCGCGAGATGACCTATATGTGGGAGAACGAGGTCGCGCCGCGCCTGCGGAAGCTGACCGGCGGCGTCACCATCGCCTCCCGCCTCGTCAAGACGTTCGGCATCGGCGAGGGCAAGGTGGACGAGATGCTCAGCCCGCTGCTGAAGTCGAACAACCCCAGCATCGGCGTGTACGCCAAGCCGGACGGCATCCACCTGCGCGTCACGGCGAAGGCGGCGACGCAGAGCGAGGCCGAGGCGCTCCTGCTGCCGATGGTCGAGAAGGTGCTGGCGACGATGGGCGAGACGGTCTGGGGCTTCGACGGCGACACGTTGGAGACGAGCGTCGGCAAGCTGCTGAAGGCGAAGGGCCTGACGCTCGCGACGATGGAGTCGTGCACCGGCGGCCTGCTGGCGAGCGTCATCACGGACGTGCCCGGCAGCTCGGACTACTTCAAGGGCGGCGTCGTGTCGTACACCAACGAGGTGAAGGCGGCCTCCGGCGTGGACGCGAAGCTCATCGCGGAGCACGGCGCCGTGAGCGAGCAGGTGGCCCGCGCCATGGCCGCCGCCGTGCGCCGGCGCTGCGCCGCTGACATCGGCGTCGGCGTCACGGGCGTCGCGGGCCCGTCCGAGATGGAGGGCAAGCGCCCGGGCACGGTGTTCATCGCCATTGACGATGGCCGCGCGGCCATCGTCTTCCCGACGTTCTGGCCCGGCGAGCGCTCGGTCATCAAGCGCCGCGCCACGACCAGCGCGCTGTTCCAGCTCAAGAAGCTGCTGGAGGGACGCGCGTAG
- a CDS encoding PIN domain-containing protein produces the protein MALILDTGPLYASLDRSDADHAACRRLIEDADEPLVIPAPVLEEVDYWVHVRMHPGVFVTLLDDIIAGAYRVEALRPEDYRRVRELCDRYADADVGFVDAAVLAVVERLNEPKLATLDQRHFRALRPRHVEALRLLPEEKA, from the coding sequence ATGGCGCTGATCCTGGACACGGGGCCGCTTTACGCCTCGCTGGACCGGAGTGACGCGGACCATGCGGCGTGCCGCAGGCTTATAGAGGATGCGGACGAGCCGTTAGTCATCCCAGCCCCCGTCCTAGAGGAGGTGGACTACTGGGTGCACGTTCGGATGCATCCGGGCGTGTTCGTCACTCTTCTGGACGACATCATAGCCGGCGCCTATCGCGTCGAGGCGCTGCGGCCCGAGGACTACCGCCGCGTCCGCGAGCTCTGCGACCGGTACGCTGATGCAGACGTGGGCTTCGTGGACGCCGCCGTGCTTGCAGTCGTCGAGCGGCTCAACGAGCCGAAGCTGGCCACCCTTGACCAGCGCCACTTCCGCGCTCTCCGGCCCCGCCACGTGGAGGCGCTGCGCCTGCTCCCCGAAGAGAAGGCGTGA
- a CDS encoding ribbon-helix-helix protein, CopG family, with protein MERTTMSIPEELLKRLRLIAAERGTSVAALVREALEEKAGSYRPRPRSLGIGASGRTNTARRTAEERAEPRAWR; from the coding sequence ATGGAACGCACCACTATGTCCATCCCGGAAGAGCTGCTCAAGCGCCTGCGGCTGATAGCGGCGGAACGAGGGACATCCGTCGCCGCCCTGGTCCGAGAGGCCCTTGAGGAGAAGGCCGGGAGCTACCGGCCACGACCTCGAAGCCTGGGGATAGGCGCCTCTGGCCGCACGAACACCGCCCGGCGGACCGCCGAGGAGCGTGCGGAGCCGCGCGCATGGCGCTGA
- a CDS encoding CoA transferase: MRYALDGIRVLDLSQMWATPGAAMYLADQGADVVKVEPLWGDDARRTFTQPPLPTGDSRAYLVVNRNKKGLALDITKPEGRDVALRLADRSDVLLHNFRPGVVERLGLGYAALRKRNPRLVYVWVTPYGRKGPYASWRGYDRLFQALSGVMGRRRLPDGTPQGAGVWVSDMAAPMLVSYGVALALLVRERTGRGQMVDTSLLQVAIAMQAVEMVRLESERRAAKTPGPDLAAQAMFGCYRCADDRWLTIVVISDKEWRALCKALDVPDMADDPAYATSLKRGERSDDLYQLLSGLFETRPRDAWMRAFREHDVPGAPVLDPSEVYDHPQVVANRMFTTVRQPEVGPVSMFNVPLRLSETPGRVRTPAPLTLGRHTAKVLAEAGYTPAEVRALRKKGVVK; encoded by the coding sequence ATGCGTTACGCGCTGGACGGCATCCGGGTCCTGGACCTCTCGCAGATGTGGGCCACGCCCGGCGCCGCCATGTACCTCGCCGATCAGGGCGCCGACGTCGTCAAAGTCGAGCCGCTCTGGGGCGACGACGCCCGTCGCACGTTCACGCAGCCCCCGCTCCCCACCGGCGACAGTCGCGCGTACCTTGTCGTCAACCGCAACAAGAAGGGCCTGGCGCTGGACATCACCAAGCCGGAGGGCCGCGACGTCGCGCTGCGCCTGGCGGACAGGTCGGACGTGCTGCTGCACAACTTCCGGCCCGGCGTCGTTGAGCGGCTCGGGCTGGGCTACGCAGCACTGCGCAAGCGCAACCCGCGGCTGGTCTATGTGTGGGTCACGCCCTACGGCCGCAAGGGGCCGTACGCCTCCTGGCGCGGCTACGACCGCCTCTTCCAGGCGCTCTCCGGCGTCATGGGGCGTCGGCGACTGCCGGACGGCACGCCGCAGGGCGCGGGCGTCTGGGTCTCCGACATGGCCGCGCCCATGCTCGTCTCCTACGGCGTCGCGCTCGCCCTGCTGGTCCGCGAGCGCACGGGCCGCGGCCAGATGGTGGACACGTCGCTGCTGCAGGTCGCCATCGCCATGCAGGCCGTCGAGATGGTGCGCCTCGAAAGCGAGCGCCGCGCGGCGAAGACGCCAGGCCCCGACCTCGCGGCGCAGGCGATGTTCGGCTGCTATCGCTGCGCCGACGACCGGTGGCTGACCATCGTCGTCATCAGCGACAAGGAGTGGCGCGCGCTGTGCAAGGCGCTGGACGTGCCGGACATGGCGGACGACCCCGCGTACGCGACATCGCTGAAGCGCGGGGAGCGCAGCGACGACCTGTACCAGCTCCTGTCCGGCCTGTTCGAGACGCGCCCGCGCGACGCGTGGATGCGCGCCTTCCGAGAGCATGACGTGCCCGGCGCGCCCGTGCTCGACCCGTCGGAGGTGTACGACCACCCGCAGGTTGTCGCGAACCGCATGTTCACGACGGTGCGTCAGCCGGAGGTGGGGCCGGTGAGCATGTTCAACGTGCCGCTGCGCCTGTCCGAGACGCCGGGCCGCGTGCGGACGCCCGCGCCGCTGACGCTCGGCAGGCACACCGCGAAGGTGCTGGCGGAGGCCGGGTACACGCCCGCGGAGGTGCGCGCGCTGCGGAAAAAGGGCGTGGTGAAGTAG
- a CDS encoding DUF4340 domain-containing protein, with translation MSFRFTIILVVALILVGGYVYFYELRRPTQFVTPPLWFYNLEMDRISGIDVTYKDKKVSFVRDPADKSFHFTDAAKTPVNLERWGGITLLLSGPQSKRLLCAETGKASLPPPCNNPDIYENYGLKNPSVVVDVTLEDKDDQTGKLAYNTFTLFIGDQTPDGQNHYVQMKGFPQIFLVDGSWGAVLSRLVTEPPYIPAPTPTFAPTPTFAPPTPTKPAS, from the coding sequence ATGAGCTTCCGCTTCACCATAATCCTTGTCGTCGCGCTCATCCTGGTCGGCGGGTATGTCTATTTCTATGAGCTGCGCCGCCCGACTCAGTTCGTCACGCCGCCCCTCTGGTTCTACAACCTGGAGATGGACCGCATCAGCGGGATTGACGTCACGTACAAAGACAAGAAGGTCTCCTTCGTCCGTGACCCCGCGGACAAGTCCTTCCACTTCACCGACGCCGCAAAGACGCCCGTCAACCTGGAGCGATGGGGAGGCATCACCCTCCTCCTGAGCGGCCCGCAGTCCAAGCGCCTCCTCTGCGCGGAGACCGGCAAGGCCAGCCTGCCGCCTCCCTGCAACAACCCGGACATCTACGAGAACTACGGGCTGAAGAACCCCTCCGTGGTCGTGGACGTGACTCTGGAGGACAAGGATGACCAGACGGGCAAGCTCGCCTACAACACGTTCACCCTCTTCATTGGCGACCAGACGCCCGACGGCCAGAACCACTACGTGCAGATGAAGGGCTTCCCCCAGATATTCCTGGTGGACGGCAGTTGGGGCGCTGTCCTCTCCCGCCTGGTCACCGAGCCGCCCTACATTCCCGCACCCACGCCCACGTTCGCGCCTACGCCCACGTTCGCGCCACCCACGCCGACGAAGCCCGCCTCCTAG
- a CDS encoding GldG family protein: MTQTPIEPQEPRGLGAAFRRLFSLLNAVSLALLGGGILSLAAALLTALLLPNLASYTLTLAALGVFLLLLFVVIAFRTVKTAFLGRSGRYGSNAVVMAFAFAGLMVLANIIAARNTYRMDLTASKQFSLAQQTVDLLKRLDQPVEAVGFFTATDPVLSRLQDQSESLFKEYHYQSPKFTYRFVDPDAEPGVARQFEIRGTDDYGSVVFASGTRRQKVPASNLTEQDFTGALLRVTGKELKKIVFLAGHDERDPVSFIETGVGEATRGLQRDNYDVQALNLTADPAAPNKLNSAAVLIISGPKKDLLEPEKKILEDYLRQGGKLLILLDPNPPSSFVDILKKWAVDVLPGTVVDQISFAVPDVTAPAVQRSQYLFDRITASLDTTFFPAATSFKSLIKEPKPSDTVKLSPVAVSSPRSWMSQAPQKPDFDLKRGDLQGPLVLAVAVDGSAPLGETKAPGAQSRTRIIAIGDSDFATNQYFYSLGNSDLFLNSINWLAEDETLISIRPKPAGIRLIVLTQLEFRYILWSSIALLPLVLVGVGGIVWWRRR; the protein is encoded by the coding sequence GTGACGCAGACTCCCATCGAGCCCCAGGAACCCCGCGGGCTGGGCGCGGCCTTCCGCCGCCTCTTTTCCCTGCTCAACGCCGTAAGTCTGGCGTTGCTGGGCGGAGGTATCCTATCGCTGGCGGCGGCCCTCCTCACGGCGCTGCTCCTGCCCAACCTGGCTTCGTACACCTTGACCCTCGCGGCATTGGGCGTGTTCCTGCTTTTGCTGTTCGTGGTCATCGCCTTCCGAACGGTGAAGACGGCCTTCCTGGGCCGCAGCGGACGGTACGGCAGCAACGCCGTCGTCATGGCCTTCGCGTTCGCCGGCCTCATGGTCCTGGCCAACATCATCGCCGCCCGCAACACCTACCGGATGGACCTGACCGCCTCCAAGCAGTTCTCACTCGCTCAACAGACGGTTGACCTGCTGAAACGGCTGGACCAGCCGGTGGAGGCCGTGGGCTTCTTCACAGCCACCGACCCGGTGCTCTCTCGACTCCAGGACCAGTCCGAGAGCCTTTTCAAGGAGTACCACTACCAGTCGCCCAAGTTCACGTACAGATTCGTGGACCCGGACGCCGAGCCGGGCGTCGCGCGGCAATTCGAGATCAGGGGGACCGACGACTACGGCTCCGTGGTCTTCGCCTCCGGCACGCGCCGCCAGAAGGTGCCCGCCAGCAACCTGACCGAGCAGGATTTCACCGGCGCCCTCTTGCGCGTGACCGGCAAGGAACTCAAGAAGATTGTGTTCCTGGCCGGACATGATGAACGCGACCCCGTCAGCTTCATCGAGACGGGCGTGGGCGAGGCGACGCGCGGTCTTCAGCGAGACAACTACGATGTTCAGGCGCTGAACCTGACCGCCGACCCTGCCGCCCCGAACAAGCTCAACTCCGCCGCCGTGCTCATTATCTCGGGGCCGAAGAAAGACCTGCTGGAGCCGGAGAAGAAGATACTGGAAGACTACCTGCGTCAGGGAGGAAAGCTCCTCATACTGCTGGACCCCAACCCGCCCTCGAGTTTCGTGGACATCCTCAAGAAATGGGCTGTGGACGTCCTGCCCGGCACCGTGGTGGACCAGATCAGCTTCGCCGTGCCGGACGTGACCGCCCCGGCGGTGCAGCGTTCCCAGTACCTGTTTGACCGCATCACCGCGTCGCTGGACACCACCTTCTTCCCGGCGGCCACGTCGTTCAAGTCGCTTATCAAGGAGCCGAAGCCGTCGGACACGGTCAAGCTCTCCCCCGTCGCCGTTTCCAGCCCCCGAAGCTGGATGTCCCAGGCCCCGCAGAAGCCTGACTTCGACCTCAAGCGCGGGGACCTCCAGGGACCCTTGGTGCTCGCGGTGGCCGTCGACGGCTCGGCGCCTCTGGGCGAAACCAAGGCGCCCGGCGCGCAGTCGCGGACGCGCATCATCGCCATCGGCGACTCGGACTTCGCGACGAACCAGTACTTCTACTCCCTGGGCAACAGCGACCTGTTCCTCAACAGCATCAACTGGCTTGCTGAGGACGAGACGCTCATCTCTATCCGGCCCAAGCCGGCGGGCATTCGCCTGATAGTCCTGACCCAGCTCGAGTTCCGCTACATTCTGTGGTCCAGTATCGCGCTCTTGCCGCTGGTGCTGGTGGGGGTGGGCGGCATCGTGTGGTGGCGCAGACGGTAG
- a CDS encoding ABC transporter permease: protein MRNILTIASKEIRTYFGSPMAYVITAVFLVICGYFFATSLSSAFPEATTRGFLFPAAFVLMILTPLLTMRLFAEEAKMGTLELLLTAPVQDYQVVLGKFLSSLAILAVMIAVTGYYAIILLIYGNPDAGPILSGYLGLFLLGALFLAVGVFASSLTSNQIVAAVLTFGLLLLMWVINSAGGVFSGIPKEIFDYLSPPTHFRDFAFGVIDTKDVVYFVSIAAAFLLFTVQSVSARRWR, encoded by the coding sequence GTGCGGAACATTCTTACCATCGCCAGCAAGGAGATACGGACGTACTTCGGCTCTCCGATGGCATATGTGATTACAGCGGTCTTCCTGGTGATCTGCGGCTACTTCTTCGCGACAAGCCTGAGCAGCGCCTTCCCGGAAGCCACCACACGCGGGTTCCTGTTCCCCGCCGCCTTCGTCCTCATGATACTGACGCCTTTGCTCACAATGCGCCTCTTCGCTGAGGAGGCCAAGATGGGCACGCTGGAGCTGCTGCTCACCGCGCCGGTGCAGGACTACCAGGTCGTGCTGGGTAAATTCCTCTCCTCCCTGGCTATTCTGGCGGTGATGATCGCCGTGACCGGCTACTACGCCATCATCCTGCTCATCTACGGAAACCCGGATGCGGGCCCCATTCTGAGCGGTTACCTGGGGCTTTTCCTTCTGGGTGCCTTGTTCCTGGCCGTCGGGGTCTTCGCCTCGTCCTTGACCAGCAACCAGATCGTGGCCGCCGTCCTGACCTTCGGCCTCCTGCTCCTCATGTGGGTTATCAACTCGGCGGGTGGCGTGTTCAGCGGCATCCCGAAGGAGATCTTCGACTACCTTTCACCGCCCACGCACTTCCGCGACTTCGCCTTTGGCGTCATTGACACCAAGGATGTGGTGTACTTCGTGAGCATCGCGGCGGCCTTCCTGCTGTTCACCGTGCAGTCCGTTTCCGCCCGGAGGTGGAGGTAA